The sequence ACAGTTAATTCGTACACACCATCAAAATTGGTTACTGTTCCAGTGGTAGTTCCCTGAATTGTAATAGTCGCCCCCGGTAAGGGTTGATTATCTTCAGAAGAGCTTACAACACCTGTCAGAACAACTTCCTGGGCTGATGCCCCCAAGACGAAAAATATACCCATACATAACATGAGTATTTTTCTGATCACTAGTTTTTCTTTCATAGATCTAATTTTGATAATAGTAATAAATGGAAAAATAGTTCACTACACAGAATCTGTGTTAGTGCAACTTCTTATAGTTCTCTTTAGAATGATTCCGCAACGTTGGGGGTAACTGTGAAAAATGTTTCTTACACATATATTGGATAGATTAGTTACATCAAATTCAGTTATCGTTATAGCTAACACAAAAGCTTTGATGCGACAAATCTGCTAAGCTGATAGGCAATTTCCTAGGAAACTATCATCACAATAATTTCTCACTTGTATTTTTTTAGTACATCAAAAACACATCACATAAAATGCAAGTATCAGAAAATAAGGTATTAAGAAAAATAAAATGGTAGGTGTGACTACCTCATTCATATTTATGCTTTACAACATGAAGTGTGTTTGTTATAGGTTTAAGAGAAAAGTTGAAAGGTTGATATCCCGAGAGAGATCAAGTTTCTTACGAAGTCGGTAACGGCTAATTTCCACTCCCCTGTTGGAAATATTTAATAAAGACGCTATCTCTTTCGTTGACATATTCATTCGAATGTAGGCACAAAGTCTTAAGTCTTTAGGTGTCAGTTTTGGGAATCTTTCTTTCAGCCGGTCAAAGAAATCGGCGTGTACTTCTTCAAAATAACTTTCAAAAATCTTGTTCTGGTGTTGGTTGTCAATCTCTTTATTTATTCGTTTTTTAAGAATTGCCATTTTCGATTTTACGGCACCGTCAGTGGTTTCATCAGAAAGCCGTTTTAATTCCTGATTAATTTTCATCAGAAACTTATTTTTATTTACTATGCTTAAGGTCTGGTTGGCAAGTTCCTTATCAAGAGATAGCTTTTGAGCTTCCAACTTTTCATTTTTAAGACGGATAATTTCCTTTTCTGCAAGTACAGCTTGCTTCTCGAACTCTTTTTCCCTGTCGCGCATTTCCTGTTTGTGTTTTTCGCGCTCTTTCTGTTTCGACTTCTCAAACCGTTTACTAATAAACCCGGCCAATATCACCACACAAACAAAAATCAGAAATACGTAGATGTAAATGGCTGTTTTCGAACGTTGCCATGGTGGAGTGATTATAAAAGAATAACTTGCTTCTTCACTTTCTTCACCAAAACTGTTTCTGGCTTTTACCCGTATTACATATTCGTTTTCGTGGAAATTAGTAAAGTCGCGGTAATTATCGGTAGTCCAGGGTGACCATTCACTGGAGTAATTATCGATGAAATAGCTAAATTCCAATTGCTGGGGGTTTTGATAGGATGGGGCCGAAAAATGAAACCGGAAAGCATTCATATTAAAGGGAAACTCGATAACGTTGTTATTGCTGGTGTTGAATATTGTTGTATCGAGATAAGGTACATCAATGTGTGTGATAAAACTTTTAAACGTTTGATTGCTGGAAGTTACAATTCGGGACGAATAGTGCACAAATCCGTCTTGAGTAGCGATAAAAACATTGTCATTCCCGTGCTCACAAAGAAACTCAAACGAAGGAACAAATGTATTTCTCAGCGGCCTGAACGGGGTGGTAATTCTGCTGAAGGTTCCATCTTCATTTTTATGAATAAAGCCGGCATTTGCATCTGTAATGTACCAGTAATTGCCCTTTGCATCGCTATCTGTAAATTTTAACTGTTCAGAAAAATTAAACAGCGAATTCATTTGTTCTTCCTTTTCAAAACGATTATTGCTTGCATTAAACTGGTAAATTCCATCAATTGCTGAAATATACCAGTTGCCATCGATGGTGAGTAGAACATTTGAATCATCGGATGGAAGTCCGTTAATTTGACCATACTGATTTATGGCTACCACAGAGTCATACTTTTCATTAAGCTCAACCTGAAAAACACCTCTGCTTCCA comes from uncultured Draconibacterium sp. and encodes:
- a CDS encoding two-component regulator propeller domain-containing protein, which translates into the protein MKQTLLILLFILPVLGICQVKRIGTPNILNYPKAEYKAGTQNWGIAQDPDGFMYFANNDGLLRFDGKNWELFPVSTTPPTRSICIDKEGTIYLGFDDDFGIFTINNESGPQFTSLKSKLSGEIAETGIIWKIHDTPFGIVFQSNQYLFILNDGKITTLKPETAFNYSFYVNSRLFLHEPGVGLFEYINGFINKVPWADELQNTEILSIESFFENQLLIGTAQNGWFEYKNGKLSNWDTQANSQVEKDILYSAIKLDRNNLAIGTILNGVIIANSDGNIVQHINEEKGIQNNTILSLYNDNSGNLWLGLDNGIDYIELNSPLSYISGSEGISTGYCCTVYNNKLYLGTNRGLFVKTFNPLNPNNSEDFKLVPNTEGQVWSLQVINDQLLCGHHSGTFVIEENHARQISNVPGSWKFVQLAPDTNYMIGGNYNGLCLYHYKNNSWSFVKKIKNFSESSRFLTQDESGNIWISHGSRGVFQVELNEKYDSVVAINQYGQINGLPSDDSNVLLTIDGNWYISAIDGIYQFNASNNRFEKEEQMNSLFNFSEQLKFTDSDAKGNYWYITDANAGFIHKNEDGTFSRITTPFRPLRNTFVPSFEFLCEHGNDNVFIATQDGFVHYSSRIVTSSNQTFKSFITHIDVPYLDTTIFNTSNNNVIEFPFNMNAFRFHFSAPSYQNPQQLEFSYFIDNYSSEWSPWTTDNYRDFTNFHENEYVIRVKARNSFGEESEEASYSFIITPPWQRSKTAIYIYVFLIFVCVVILAGFISKRFEKSKQKEREKHKQEMRDREKEFEKQAVLAEKEIIRLKNEKLEAQKLSLDKELANQTLSIVNKNKFLMKINQELKRLSDETTDGAVKSKMAILKKRINKEIDNQHQNKIFESYFEEVHADFFDRLKERFPKLTPKDLRLCAYIRMNMSTKEIASLLNISNRGVEISRYRLRKKLDLSRDINLSTFLLNL